In the Caenorhabditis elegans chromosome X genome, one interval contains:
- the ZC373.5 gene encoding putative methylthioribulose-1-phosphate dehydratase (Confirmed by transcript evidence), producing MVEFVNDPNFKDLVVDTTIDNRNDEEPMTIRNFTELMIQFYKLGWMRGSGGAMGCISGSELMISPSALQKERIREQDVFVYNMKDKTEVQRPPNKRITVSSCSVLFSLIMKETGSECVIHTHSKCANLITQLIKSNVFEISHQEYIKGIYDPFSGKALKYSDTLTIPIIDNMPSESQLLEPIRGVLENYPQAIAVLVRNHGLFVWGPTWESTKIMTECIDYLLELSIEMLKNNIPLVNEEAFEKEDNLSDKMRTLMFGDMAPV from the exons ATGGTAGAGTTTGTAAATGAcccaaattttaaagatttagtGGTTGACACCACAATTGACAATAGAAATGACGAGGAg CCAATGACAATTCGCAATTTCACAGAACTGATGATTCAGTTTTATAAGCTTGGCTGGATGCGTGGAAGTGGTGGAGCAATGGGATGCATTTCCGGAAGTGAGTTGATGATATCCCCGTCGGCACTTCAAAAAGAGCGTATCCGAGA gCAGGACGTGTTTGTTTACAATATGAAGGATAAAACTGAGGTTCAACGACCGCCTAACAAAAGGATCACTGTTTCATCGTGCTCAGTGCTCTTCTCGCTGATTATGAAAGAGACTG gaagcGAATGCGTAATTCATACTCACTCAAAATGTGCCAACCTCATTACGCAACTCATCAAATCCAacgttttcgaaatttcccaTCAGGAATATATTAAAGGGATATACGATCCATTTTCCGGAAAAGCTCTCAAATACTCCGACACTTTGACCATTCCTATCATAGACAATATGCCGAGTGAAAGCCAACTTTTG GAACCAATAAGAGGTGTTCTCGAGAACTATCCCCAAGCAATTGCAGTGCTCGTCAGGAATCACGGACTTTTTGTGTGGGGCCCGACTTGGGAATCAACGAAGATCAT GACGGAGTGCATCGATTATCTGTTGGAGTTGAGTATTGAGATGCTCAAAAACAATATTCCGTTGGTAAACGAAGAAGCGTTTGAAAAGGAAGATAATTTATCAGACAAAATGAGAACTTTAATGTTTGGTGATATGGCACCTgtttga